From one Streptomyces mobaraensis genomic stretch:
- a CDS encoding AMP-binding protein, with protein sequence MKVSDRQVLLLPHERVARQAALTPDAKAVTAGRERLTYRELEESAEALAAHLRRLGAGPETPVGVCLGRTPWLVVAVLGVLKAGAAYVPLDPAFPADRMEFMPRDSGARLVVTEDAYRGRLEGAPGTVVSLDRDWSRIAAADPAPVPGPDAGNLAYALYTSGSTGRPKGVAVEHRSAAAFVEWALGEFTPQELRYTLASTSLCFDLSVFELFTPLACGGTVVLAETVFHLPVAAARRPVTLVNTVPSLLLDLLASLPLTVTGKIDVNALPEPPG encoded by the coding sequence GTGAAGGTGAGTGACCGTCAGGTACTGCTCCTGCCGCACGAGCGCGTCGCCCGCCAGGCGGCGCTGACCCCGGACGCCAAGGCGGTGACGGCCGGCCGGGAGCGGCTGACCTACCGGGAGCTGGAGGAGTCCGCCGAGGCGCTGGCCGCCCACCTGCGGCGGCTCGGCGCCGGGCCCGAGACGCCCGTCGGCGTCTGCCTGGGCCGCACCCCCTGGCTCGTGGTCGCGGTGCTCGGCGTGCTCAAGGCCGGGGCGGCCTACGTGCCGCTCGACCCGGCGTTCCCCGCCGACCGCATGGAGTTCATGCCGCGGGACAGCGGCGCGCGGCTGGTCGTCACCGAGGACGCGTACCGCGGCCGGCTGGAGGGCGCCCCCGGCACGGTGGTGTCGCTGGACCGCGACTGGTCCCGCATCGCCGCCGCCGACCCGGCACCCGTCCCCGGCCCCGACGCCGGAAACCTCGCCTACGCCCTCTACACCTCCGGCTCCACGGGCCGGCCGAAGGGCGTGGCCGTCGAACACCGCAGCGCGGCGGCCTTCGTGGAGTGGGCGCTGGGCGAGTTCACGCCCCAGGAGCTGCGGTACACCCTGGCGTCCACCTCGCTCTGCTTCGACCTGTCGGTCTTCGAGCTGTTCACGCCGCTGGCGTGCGGCGGCACGGTCGTCCTGGCGGAGACGGTCTTCCACCTGCCGGTGGCCGCCGCCCGGCGGCCCGTCACCCTCGTCAACACCGTCCCCAGCCTCCTCCTCGACCTGCTGGCCTCCCTGCCGCTCACCGTCACCGGGAAAATCGACGTCAACGCCCTCCCCGAGCCGCCCGGCTGA
- a CDS encoding MFS transporter, with translation MSATDTAVGRQARIVLIITVVASALLVIDITIVSVALPSIQSDLGGSLAALQWIIIGYTVTFGAFQQAAGSLSDRLGRRAMFMSGIALFTLSSLACGVAPNALTLDLARGVQGVGAAFVLANAMPLIAQVYEGQARNMAIAVWGTTLGACGAVAPVIGGLLVDLTQWRYLFLINVPIGAIALFLCRTRLPADPPRTSLAGIDWTGAALLVLTLGVVNFALTQGEEQGWASAATLVQLAVGVVLLAGFLVLERRVKAPTLDLSLFKVPTFVAATLIAFFSRFATVGGSVYYILYFQSARGLSPLQNGLLMMAIFAPQLGMGLVAGKLQAKYSPSHIIAAGFGILAIGGLAMAWSFDRSTTIWAALPGLLLWGVGGGLAGSPSMSLAVNVVPKQRAGMASGAINSLFMFGAGAGAAIFGILFRDRISDKAGGEAVLAGADHDEIVSAAAQGDISRALEHVPDAVTGQVRRTLETAVSDGASNVMTWAAIICVGTAAVALTLVRKKDLLTGAPEPEKTPGKAEPEPA, from the coding sequence GTGAGCGCCACGGATACCGCGGTGGGCCGGCAGGCCCGCATCGTGCTCATCATCACCGTCGTCGCCTCGGCGCTATTGGTCATCGATATCACTATCGTTTCCGTGGCGCTGCCCTCGATCCAGTCGGACCTCGGCGGTTCACTCGCCGCGCTGCAGTGGATCATCATCGGCTACACGGTCACGTTCGGCGCCTTCCAGCAGGCGGCCGGCTCGCTGTCCGACCGGCTGGGCCGCCGGGCGATGTTCATGAGCGGCATCGCCCTGTTCACCCTCTCGTCCCTCGCCTGCGGCGTCGCCCCCAACGCGCTGACGCTGGACCTGGCCCGCGGCGTGCAGGGCGTCGGCGCGGCCTTCGTCCTCGCCAACGCGATGCCGCTGATCGCCCAGGTCTACGAGGGCCAGGCCCGCAACATGGCCATCGCCGTCTGGGGCACCACCCTCGGCGCCTGCGGCGCGGTCGCGCCTGTCATCGGCGGCCTGCTCGTCGACCTCACCCAGTGGCGCTACCTGTTCCTGATCAACGTGCCCATCGGCGCGATAGCCCTCTTCCTCTGCCGCACCCGGCTGCCCGCCGACCCGCCGCGCACCTCCCTGGCCGGCATCGACTGGACCGGCGCCGCCCTGCTCGTCCTCACCCTCGGCGTCGTCAACTTCGCCCTCACCCAGGGTGAGGAGCAGGGCTGGGCGAGCGCCGCGACCCTCGTCCAGCTCGCGGTGGGCGTGGTGCTGCTCGCCGGATTCCTGGTCCTGGAACGGCGGGTGAAGGCGCCCACGCTCGACCTGTCGCTGTTCAAGGTGCCCACCTTCGTCGCGGCCACCCTGATCGCCTTCTTCTCCCGCTTCGCCACGGTCGGCGGCTCGGTGTACTACATCCTGTACTTCCAGAGCGCCCGGGGACTCAGCCCGCTGCAGAACGGCCTGCTGATGATGGCCATCTTCGCCCCGCAGCTCGGCATGGGCCTGGTGGCCGGCAAGCTCCAGGCCAAGTACTCGCCGTCGCACATCATCGCCGCGGGCTTCGGCATCCTCGCGATCGGCGGCCTCGCCATGGCCTGGTCCTTCGACCGCTCCACGACCATCTGGGCCGCCCTGCCCGGCCTGCTCCTCTGGGGCGTCGGCGGCGGACTGGCCGGCAGCCCGTCGATGTCCCTCGCCGTCAACGTGGTGCCCAAGCAGCGGGCGGGCATGGCGTCCGGGGCCATCAACAGCCTCTTCATGTTCGGCGCCGGCGCCGGCGCCGCGATCTTCGGCATCCTCTTCCGCGACCGCATCTCCGACAAGGCCGGCGGCGAGGCCGTGCTGGCCGGCGCCGACCACGACGAGATCGTCTCCGCCGCCGCGCAGGGCGACATCTCCCGTGCCCTGGAGCACGTCCCCGACGCCGTGACCGGCCAGGTCCGCCGCACGCTGGAGACGGCCGTGTCCGACGGCGCGTCCAACGTGATGACCTGGGCCGCGATCATCTGCGTGGGCACCGCGGCCGTCGCGCTCACCCTCGTCCGCAAGAAGGACCTGCTCACCGGCGCCCCCGAACCGGAGAAGACCCCGGGCAAGGCCGAACCCGAACCGGCCTGA
- a CDS encoding cation diffusion facilitator family transporter, with protein MAADADRRWLSIALGLILAYMAVEVVVAFLAHSLALISDAAHMLSDAGSIVLALVAMRLAARPAKGGYTYGLKRAEILSAQGNGLTLLLLSAWLAYESVERLIDPPEVGGGLVLGTAVSGVVVNIVAAWCMSKANRSSLNVEGAFQHIITDLYGFIATAVAGAVVMLTGFTRADSIATLVVVALMLRSGISLVRASGRIFLEAAPPGMEPDEVGARMARQDGVVEVHDLHIWEITSGEVALSAHVLVEPGGDCHAVRTAVQGDLRAGYGITHATLEVCEAPGELVGVGSGEGGRHCEDPHGTVHRRAAEAG; from the coding sequence GTGGCCGCCGACGCGGACCGCCGCTGGCTGAGCATCGCGCTCGGGCTGATCCTCGCCTATATGGCGGTGGAAGTCGTCGTCGCTTTCCTCGCCCATTCCCTGGCCCTGATTTCCGATGCCGCGCACATGCTGTCGGACGCCGGTTCGATCGTGCTGGCCCTGGTCGCGATGCGGCTGGCGGCCCGCCCCGCCAAGGGCGGCTACACCTACGGTCTGAAGCGGGCGGAGATCCTCTCGGCCCAGGGCAACGGGCTGACGCTGCTGCTGCTGTCCGCCTGGCTGGCGTACGAGAGCGTGGAGCGGCTGATCGACCCGCCGGAGGTCGGCGGCGGGCTGGTGCTGGGCACGGCCGTGTCGGGCGTGGTGGTGAACATCGTCGCCGCGTGGTGCATGTCGAAGGCCAACCGCTCCTCGCTCAACGTGGAGGGCGCCTTCCAGCACATCATCACCGACCTGTACGGCTTCATCGCCACGGCGGTGGCCGGCGCGGTGGTCATGCTGACCGGGTTCACCCGCGCCGACTCCATCGCCACCCTGGTCGTCGTGGCCCTGATGCTGCGGTCCGGGATCTCCCTGGTCCGCGCCTCGGGCCGGATCTTCCTGGAGGCCGCGCCCCCCGGTATGGAGCCGGACGAGGTGGGCGCCCGGATGGCGCGTCAGGACGGTGTGGTGGAGGTCCACGACCTGCACATCTGGGAGATCACCTCGGGTGAGGTGGCGCTCTCGGCACACGTCCTGGTCGAGCCGGGCGGCGACTGCCACGCGGTGCGGACCGCCGTCCAGGGCGACCTCCGCGCGGGCTACGGCATCACCCACGCGACGCTGGAGGTCTGCGAGGCGCCCGGCGAACTGGTGGGCGTCGGCTCCGGCGAGGGCGGGCGGCACTGCGAGGACCCGCACGGCACGGTCCACCGGCGCGCGGCGGAGGCCGGCTGA
- a CDS encoding AfsR/SARP family transcriptional regulator, producing MTPENTFPGRWPAPDAPAATAATAPRFSLLGPVRAWSGTAEIDLGSPQQRALLAILLLRRDQPVPCEHAVRALWGDTAPRSADTTVRTYVYRLRRLLGDLAGDAPEIRKQGGGYLLTAGGATLDTELFRDLLARGREARDRTDPGTALGHLRDALALWRGTPFGEADTPYFAAERERWEQLRSAATEELAAVQIGLGRYAEAVAMLETALAGRPLWEKLWELRVRALAGLGRRADALAAYRDARRLLHTELGLEPGPALRELHRGILALEPTAPEIRPAVRSEELPRLPADFVGRAAELTALTERLTAPGDASGAPVVMSLTGPAGIGKTALALRAAHGLRSHFPDGRLYARLGAPDGTPRPPEDVLGELLTGLGVPAAAVPGPASERAALWRRMTDGRRLLLVLDDAVAGARPDPLLPVSPGSAALLVGRRPPGELQPPGQGFALDGLTLADALQLLGAVVGHERLRQEAEPSARLVSTCAYRPAALRAAAARLLADPRRSVRDVERELRTGAGHGPVELRLGRPPARGGHPSHGVCPRAVAAGAHAADARRDSDAGRMSVQWRST from the coding sequence GTGACGCCCGAGAACACCTTCCCAGGACGTTGGCCGGCACCGGACGCCCCCGCCGCCACCGCGGCCACGGCCCCCCGGTTCTCCCTGCTGGGCCCGGTCCGCGCATGGTCGGGGACGGCCGAGATCGACCTCGGCTCCCCACAGCAGCGCGCCCTGCTCGCGATCCTCCTGTTACGCCGGGACCAGCCCGTCCCGTGCGAACACGCCGTCCGCGCGCTGTGGGGCGACACCGCCCCCCGGTCGGCCGACACCACCGTACGCACCTACGTGTACCGGCTCCGCCGGCTCCTCGGCGACCTCGCCGGCGACGCCCCGGAGATCCGGAAGCAGGGCGGCGGTTACCTGCTCACCGCCGGCGGCGCGACGCTCGACACCGAACTCTTCCGGGACCTCCTGGCGCGGGGGCGCGAGGCCCGGGACCGGACGGACCCCGGCACCGCCCTCGGACACCTCCGGGACGCCCTCGCGCTCTGGCGCGGCACCCCCTTCGGGGAGGCGGACACCCCCTACTTCGCCGCCGAACGGGAGCGCTGGGAGCAGCTGCGGTCCGCCGCCACCGAGGAGCTGGCCGCCGTCCAGATCGGGCTCGGCCGGTACGCCGAGGCCGTGGCGATGCTCGAAACCGCGCTGGCCGGACGGCCGTTGTGGGAAAAACTGTGGGAGCTCCGGGTCCGGGCGCTCGCCGGCCTCGGCCGCCGGGCCGACGCCCTCGCGGCCTACCGGGACGCCCGCCGCCTCCTGCACACCGAACTCGGCCTGGAACCCGGACCCGCCCTGCGCGAGTTGCACCGCGGCATCCTCGCCCTGGAGCCGACGGCCCCGGAGATCCGCCCGGCGGTACGCTCCGAGGAACTGCCCCGGCTTCCCGCGGACTTCGTGGGCCGGGCCGCCGAACTGACCGCCCTGACCGAGCGGCTGACCGCCCCCGGTGACGCCTCCGGGGCGCCGGTTGTCATGTCTCTGACCGGTCCCGCCGGGATCGGCAAGACCGCCCTGGCCCTCCGCGCGGCACACGGTCTGCGGTCCCACTTCCCCGACGGCCGCCTCTACGCGCGCCTCGGCGCGCCCGATGGCACACCACGGCCACCGGAGGACGTGCTGGGGGAGCTGCTGACGGGCCTCGGCGTCCCGGCCGCCGCCGTCCCCGGGCCGGCGTCCGAACGCGCCGCGCTCTGGCGGCGGATGACCGACGGCCGACGGCTGCTGCTCGTCCTGGACGACGCCGTGGCCGGCGCCCGCCCGGACCCGCTGCTCCCGGTGTCACCCGGCAGCGCGGCCCTGCTGGTGGGCCGCCGCCCGCCCGGCGAACTCCAGCCGCCGGGCCAGGGGTTCGCACTGGACGGACTCACCCTGGCCGACGCGCTCCAGCTGCTGGGCGCGGTCGTGGGTCACGAGCGGCTGCGGCAGGAGGCCGAGCCGTCCGCGCGGCTGGTGTCCACCTGCGCGTACCGGCCGGCGGCGCTGCGGGCCGCGGCGGCCCGGCTGCTGGCCGACCCGCGCCGCAGCGTCCGCGACGTCGAGCGGGAACTGCGCACCGGCGCCGGCCACGGCCCCGTCGAGCTCCGCCTCGGCCGGCCGCCGGCCCGCGGCGGGCACCCGTCCCACGGCGTGTGCCCGCGCGCCGTAGCCGCCGGAGCTCACGCGGCGGACGCCCGTCGGGACAGCGACGCCGGCCGCATGTCCGTCCAGTGGCGCTCGACGTAG
- a CDS encoding MbtH family protein, producing the protein MSNPFEDETGTYRVLVNDENQHSLWPDFAEVPAGWAVAHGPAPHGECVDYVERHWTDMRPASLSRRASAA; encoded by the coding sequence ATGAGCAACCCGTTCGAGGACGAGACCGGGACGTACCGCGTCCTCGTCAACGACGAGAACCAGCACTCCCTCTGGCCGGACTTCGCCGAGGTGCCCGCCGGGTGGGCCGTGGCGCACGGCCCGGCCCCCCACGGCGAGTGCGTCGACTACGTCGAGCGCCACTGGACGGACATGCGGCCGGCGTCGCTGTCCCGACGGGCGTCCGCCGCGTGA
- a CDS encoding fatty acid desaturase family protein: protein MSDTQGVRQETGDRPYRQGLDKALLMNLARADRRRVAARTAVLAVVYAATATVALRPGVGWWGLLGSAFLGFVLAGFINAAHDCVHGTHLGSRKANRIAGAAWSTPILLNYTIYRHQHLVHHRYTGVEGDSEPAEHYATLRAYLYNLSGLPFWPGFPRRIVKTWRGDFPASVRTDDRRRDAKRDNWAIFAWIMAMAVLTALFPFALLIAYWVPLVLSLPASVFLSLPEHYGLWGVPEVSRNTRTVRSNRFVRYFMWNANYHAEHHHYPAVSSLNLHRLHRSMPVPHPIQEKSYVRFHAGLVGALRKGRQDYGRAAGR from the coding sequence GTGAGCGACACCCAGGGTGTACGGCAGGAGACCGGTGACCGCCCGTACCGCCAGGGGCTCGACAAGGCCCTGCTGATGAACCTGGCCCGGGCGGACCGGCGGCGGGTCGCCGCGCGCACGGCCGTCCTGGCCGTCGTCTACGCCGCGACGGCGACCGTGGCGCTCCGGCCGGGCGTCGGCTGGTGGGGCCTGCTGGGCTCCGCGTTCCTCGGCTTCGTCCTCGCCGGCTTCATCAACGCCGCCCACGACTGCGTCCACGGCACTCACCTGGGATCCAGGAAGGCCAACCGGATCGCGGGCGCGGCCTGGTCGACACCGATCCTCCTCAACTACACCATCTACCGCCACCAGCACCTCGTCCACCACCGCTACACCGGGGTGGAGGGGGACAGCGAGCCCGCCGAGCACTACGCGACGCTGCGCGCCTACCTCTACAACCTGTCCGGGCTGCCGTTCTGGCCGGGCTTCCCGCGCCGGATCGTGAAGACCTGGCGCGGCGACTTCCCGGCGAGCGTCCGGACGGACGACCGCCGACGCGACGCGAAGCGGGACAACTGGGCGATCTTCGCCTGGATCATGGCGATGGCCGTCCTCACGGCCCTCTTCCCGTTCGCGCTGCTGATCGCCTACTGGGTGCCGCTGGTGCTCTCGCTGCCCGCGAGCGTCTTCCTCAGCCTGCCCGAGCACTACGGGCTGTGGGGCGTGCCGGAGGTGTCGCGCAACACCCGGACGGTCCGGTCCAACCGCTTCGTCCGCTACTTCATGTGGAACGCCAACTACCACGCGGAGCACCACCATTACCCGGCGGTCTCCTCACTCAACCTGCACCGGCTGCACCGGTCCATGCCTGTCCCGCACCCGATCCAGGAGAAGTCCTACGTCCGCTTCCACGCGGGCCTGGTGGGGGCGCTACGCAAGGGCAGACAGGACTACGGGCGGGCGGCCGGAAGATGA
- a CDS encoding preATP grasp domain-containing protein has translation MPRIVLLNVGTAAPRAVHRQLWLLREGDVVVSPLVPDEDFLRYVCGELGVDRAALRFVSAGENLTDEALTAPALIHEVRALLAEHDAWELLPAHHTEGVAAFADLCGLPGDTGLRFAAQRGPVLLNRKSHFRQLAVGADVPVPDGTVVTGPAALAAAVERYLPRTGTVVVKRDDDLGGQGNVALTLKETRPLPGTRATLAARAPEAAADVLWAELTDAQNPVLAVESYHRSTHSFYAEYLIGPAGDVTFLNSGTIRRRADIDPAASELVWVGLELPAELPPGAGARALTASARMVALAAAIGYRGHINVDGIVTDTGEVLFNEANARWGGSLALHAAGERLLGPAYLDTHVLSGLRDVPALPLPAALDTLRRHGLAFSPEIGEGTVVLGYDPSGERPLECVVLAPTRERARAVEAAVRDAVGEVRP, from the coding sequence GTGCCGAGGATCGTGCTGCTCAACGTCGGGACCGCGGCCCCGCGCGCCGTCCACCGCCAGCTGTGGCTGCTCCGCGAGGGCGACGTCGTGGTGAGCCCCCTCGTGCCGGACGAGGACTTCCTCCGGTACGTCTGCGGCGAACTCGGCGTCGACCGGGCCGCGCTGCGCTTCGTGTCCGCCGGGGAGAACCTGACGGACGAGGCCCTGACCGCGCCCGCGCTGATCCACGAGGTCCGCGCGCTGCTCGCGGAGCACGACGCCTGGGAGCTGCTGCCGGCCCACCACACCGAGGGCGTTGCCGCCTTCGCGGACCTCTGCGGCCTGCCGGGCGACACCGGGCTGCGGTTCGCGGCCCAGCGCGGACCGGTGCTGCTCAACCGCAAGTCGCACTTCCGGCAGCTGGCCGTGGGCGCGGACGTCCCGGTGCCGGACGGCACCGTCGTCACCGGGCCCGCCGCCCTGGCCGCCGCAGTCGAGCGGTACCTGCCGCGCACCGGCACGGTGGTGGTGAAGCGGGACGACGACCTGGGCGGCCAGGGGAACGTGGCCCTCACCCTCAAGGAGACCCGGCCGCTCCCCGGCACCCGCGCGACCCTCGCCGCACGCGCGCCCGAGGCCGCCGCGGACGTCCTGTGGGCGGAGCTGACGGACGCACAGAACCCGGTGCTGGCCGTCGAGTCGTACCACCGGTCCACGCACAGCTTCTACGCCGAGTACCTGATCGGCCCGGCCGGGGACGTCACGTTTCTCAACAGTGGGACGATCCGGCGGCGCGCCGACATCGACCCGGCCGCCAGCGAACTCGTCTGGGTGGGACTGGAGTTGCCCGCCGAGCTGCCGCCGGGCGCCGGCGCCCGGGCCCTGACCGCGTCGGCCCGGATGGTCGCGCTCGCGGCGGCGATCGGCTACCGCGGGCACATCAACGTCGACGGCATCGTCACCGACACCGGCGAGGTCCTCTTCAACGAGGCCAACGCCCGGTGGGGCGGCAGCCTCGCGCTGCACGCCGCCGGCGAACGGCTGCTGGGGCCGGCCTATCTGGACACGCATGTGCTGTCCGGGCTGCGGGACGTGCCCGCGCTGCCGCTGCCGGCCGCGCTGGACACACTCCGCCGGCACGGGCTCGCCTTCTCGCCGGAGATCGGGGAGGGAACGGTCGTCCTGGGCTACGACCCGTCCGGGGAACGGCCGTTGGAGTGCGTGGTCCTCGCCCCCACGCGGGAGCGGGCCCGTGCCGTCGAGGCGGCGGTCCGCGACGCCGTCGGGGAGGTACGGCCGTGA
- a CDS encoding gamma-glutamyltransferase family protein, with product MLFRPELHGTQGAVSSTHWLASAAGHAMFDRGGNAFDAAVAAAFVIQVVEPHLNGPAGDVPIMVHDGATGEVTVVCGQGPMPEAATVDAVRALGLDAIPGSGLVAACVPGAFGAWMRVLRDHGRLRVADVLEPAIGYAEHGYPLLPRAALMIEALAPLFRDHWTASGATYLRNGDVPKAGSRMRNPDLARTYRRLVAEAEAAGSGREAQADGATTAFYEGFVAEAIDAFVTTTEVVDSTGVPHKGLLTGADLARWRPGVERAATLDYRGMLVHKPGPWSQGPVFLQQLSLLAGYDLGAMGFGSADHLHTVVESAKLAFADREAWYGDPEHADVPLAALLDPAYADARRALIGPEASAVLRPGAPGGREPWIPPVLDATDGPVEPEWRAELHNGIPTVVRKTAGKGDTTCVSATDKDGNMVVATPSGGWLKSSPVVPGLGFPLGTRGQMAWLAEGHTNQLAPGKRPRTTLSPTIVRTDDGRPHLAFGTPGGDQQDQWTLNFFVNHVDFGMSPQEAVEAATFHTEHVPTSFHPRQARPLGVVVEEGGFPEATLTELERRGHEIRKAPALSLGKVCATGPDGDGGVLAAASPRGGQAYGVVR from the coding sequence GTGCTGTTCCGTCCCGAGCTCCACGGCACGCAGGGCGCCGTCTCCTCCACCCACTGGCTCGCGTCCGCCGCGGGGCACGCGATGTTCGACCGCGGCGGCAACGCCTTCGACGCCGCGGTGGCCGCCGCGTTCGTGATCCAGGTCGTCGAGCCCCACCTCAACGGTCCGGCCGGCGACGTACCGATCATGGTGCACGACGGCGCGACCGGCGAGGTGACGGTCGTCTGCGGGCAGGGGCCGATGCCCGAGGCCGCCACCGTCGACGCCGTCCGCGCCCTCGGCCTGGACGCGATCCCCGGCTCCGGCCTCGTCGCGGCCTGCGTCCCCGGCGCCTTCGGCGCGTGGATGCGGGTCCTGCGCGACCACGGCCGGCTGCGCGTCGCCGACGTCCTCGAACCGGCCATCGGCTACGCCGAGCACGGCTACCCGCTGCTGCCCCGCGCCGCCCTGATGATCGAGGCGCTGGCGCCGCTGTTCCGCGACCACTGGACCGCGTCCGGGGCCACCTACCTGCGGAACGGCGACGTCCCCAAGGCCGGCTCCCGGATGCGCAACCCCGACCTGGCCCGCACCTACCGCCGGCTCGTCGCCGAGGCCGAGGCCGCCGGGTCCGGCCGCGAGGCCCAGGCCGACGGCGCGACCACGGCGTTCTACGAGGGGTTCGTCGCCGAGGCGATCGACGCGTTCGTCACCACCACCGAGGTCGTCGACTCCACCGGCGTCCCGCACAAGGGCCTGCTCACCGGCGCCGACCTGGCCCGCTGGCGGCCGGGCGTCGAGCGGGCCGCCACCCTGGACTACCGGGGCATGCTGGTCCACAAGCCCGGCCCCTGGTCCCAGGGCCCGGTCTTCCTCCAGCAGTTGTCGCTGCTGGCCGGCTACGACCTGGGCGCGATGGGCTTCGGCAGCGCCGACCACCTCCACACCGTCGTCGAGTCCGCCAAGCTGGCGTTCGCGGACCGCGAGGCGTGGTACGGCGACCCGGAGCACGCGGACGTCCCCCTCGCCGCGCTCCTCGACCCCGCCTACGCCGACGCCCGCCGGGCGCTCATCGGCCCCGAGGCGTCGGCCGTCCTCCGGCCCGGCGCCCCCGGCGGCCGCGAGCCGTGGATCCCGCCCGTCCTCGACGCCACGGACGGCCCGGTCGAGCCCGAGTGGCGGGCCGAGCTCCACAACGGCATCCCCACCGTCGTCCGCAAGACCGCCGGCAAGGGCGATACCACCTGCGTCAGCGCCACCGACAAGGACGGCAACATGGTGGTCGCCACGCCCAGCGGCGGCTGGCTCAAGAGCTCGCCCGTCGTACCGGGGCTCGGCTTCCCGCTCGGCACCCGCGGGCAGATGGCCTGGCTCGCCGAGGGCCACACCAACCAGCTCGCCCCCGGCAAGCGGCCGCGCACCACCCTCAGCCCCACCATCGTCCGCACCGACGACGGCCGGCCGCACCTCGCCTTCGGCACGCCCGGCGGCGACCAGCAGGACCAGTGGACGCTCAACTTCTTCGTCAACCACGTGGACTTCGGCATGTCCCCGCAGGAGGCCGTCGAGGCGGCCACCTTCCACACCGAGCACGTGCCCACCTCGTTCCACCCCCGCCAGGCCCGCCCGCTCGGCGTGGTCGTCGAGGAGGGCGGATTCCCGGAGGCCACCCTCACCGAACTGGAGCGCCGGGGGCACGAGATCAGGAAGGCGCCCGCGCTGAGCCTGGGCAAGGTCTGTGCCACCGGCCCCGACGGCGACGGCGGCGTGCTCGCCGCCGCCAGCCCGCGCGGCGGCCAGGCGTACGGCGTGGTGCGGTGA
- a CDS encoding LLM class flavin-dependent oxidoreductase, which yields MAETMRHGIIILPEQRWQQARDRWVTAERLGFDHAWTYDHLMWRWFREKPWFATMPTLTAAATATSRIGIGTMVASPGIRHPVAFAKEIMTLDDISGGRAICGVGAGAGGFDDEALGLRRLDPRERADRFAEFVDLTDQLLREPETTYRGDWFTTTGARLHPGCVQRPRAPLAVAATGPRGIRLAACHADIWVTIAWPGHGEPVRYDQALPVLREQSALLDKECEAIGRDPASVRRLVVTGAMIDGVMESVETYRDACGLLGGIGITDLVVHWPRPDFPYQGDFSVLEDVANEVLLPGRAA from the coding sequence ATGGCTGAGACGATGCGCCACGGAATCATCATCCTGCCCGAACAGCGCTGGCAGCAGGCCCGGGACCGCTGGGTGACGGCGGAGCGGCTGGGCTTCGACCACGCCTGGACCTACGACCACCTGATGTGGCGCTGGTTCCGCGAGAAGCCGTGGTTCGCGACCATGCCCACCCTGACGGCCGCCGCCACGGCGACCTCCCGCATCGGCATCGGCACCATGGTGGCCAGCCCCGGCATCCGCCACCCCGTCGCCTTCGCCAAGGAGATCATGACGCTGGACGACATCTCCGGCGGCCGGGCGATCTGCGGGGTCGGCGCCGGGGCGGGCGGGTTCGACGACGAGGCCCTCGGGCTGCGGCGGCTCGACCCGCGCGAACGGGCGGACCGCTTCGCCGAGTTCGTCGACCTCACCGACCAGCTGCTGCGCGAGCCCGAGACCACGTACCGCGGCGACTGGTTCACCACCACCGGTGCCCGGCTGCACCCCGGCTGCGTCCAGCGCCCGCGCGCGCCCCTCGCCGTCGCCGCCACCGGGCCGCGGGGCATCCGGCTGGCCGCCTGCCACGCCGACATCTGGGTCACCATCGCCTGGCCCGGCCACGGCGAACCGGTCCGCTACGACCAGGCGCTGCCCGTGCTCCGCGAGCAGTCGGCGCTGCTCGACAAGGAGTGCGAGGCGATCGGCCGCGACCCGGCCTCCGTCCGCCGGCTGGTGGTCACCGGCGCGATGATCGACGGCGTCATGGAGTCCGTCGAGACCTACCGCGACGCCTGCGGCCTCCTCGGCGGCATCGGGATCACCGACCTCGTCGTGCACTGGCCGCGCCCCGACTTCCCGTACCAGGGCGACTTCTCCGTGCTGGAGGACGTCGCGAACGAGGTCCTGCTGCCCGGCCGCGCCGCGTAA
- a CDS encoding VOC family protein has translation MTTPTVPTAHLHHVGVQTFDLDNSLAWYRDFLGCRPTWTAETFSELTLSRLPGVSRITEIVAGGVRLHLIERTTRVRERGPEDRVQFQHVCLAVDTPEELARRRELWQELYASGRYDFLLPDPPSGIVTDAEGVQSFYCLDVNGLELEFTYVPEPTR, from the coding sequence GTGACGACACCCACCGTGCCCACGGCACACCTGCACCACGTCGGGGTCCAGACCTTCGACCTGGACAACTCCCTCGCCTGGTACCGGGACTTCCTCGGCTGCCGGCCGACCTGGACCGCCGAGACCTTCTCGGAGCTGACGCTCAGCCGGCTGCCCGGGGTGTCCCGGATCACCGAGATCGTCGCCGGGGGCGTCCGGCTCCACCTGATCGAGCGCACCACCCGCGTACGGGAGCGCGGGCCCGAGGACCGCGTCCAGTTCCAGCACGTCTGCCTCGCCGTGGACACGCCGGAGGAGCTCGCCCGCCGCCGGGAGCTGTGGCAGGAGCTGTACGCGTCCGGGCGGTACGACTTCCTGCTGCCCGACCCGCCGTCCGGGATCGTCACCGACGCCGAGGGGGTCCAGAGCTTCTACTGCCTGGATGTCAACGGCCTCGAGCTCGAGTTCACCTACGTACCGGAGCCCACCCGATGA